In the Glycine max cultivar Williams 82 chromosome 19, Glycine_max_v4.0, whole genome shotgun sequence genome, CCTTATTCCATTCTTCTTACTTTATTGACTATTTTCCATAGGATactaagaaataattttattatggtAAATATAGATGTTTCTTCTGATGCTCATTTTAATATACAGGTTCCTCTTGCTTATTTGTTATCGACAACAAATTCCGTGGTTAACGAATGCAATATCGCAAACACAAAACAGAAACCTAATCCAGGTCTgtcatttgaaatttaaattcctaAGTACCTCAGGGAATGGATTCAACaaatcaatctcaataacaatgaGGAGAATAAGAAATGAAAGAGTTTAAGAGGGAAGAGAAATTGCGATACCTGAGAAACGAGGTTTTGTCCCGGCGGtgaagagaagaaggaaagaagagcAGAAGTGAGATTGAGCAAGATATCATCGACGGTGAAGAGTTGCTGAGGAAAGTAAGTGCCAAGTATATCCATTAACACGAACGGATCCATGGATACGGATCCGAAACCTTATCCGATCCTCTGCTCCGTCTCTTCTTCTGGTGTTCCGTGCATCCCGTTTCCGACGACGTTCTTCGCCGCTCTTTTTTTCTTGGCGGGAAAATTGAGAAAGTTAATGAATACGCCGGTGCCAATTCTGGGCTTTTGATGCTAATAAGCTTGGGCCTTGTGCGGGTAAACATCAAAGGAAGTTGTTATTCTCACTCTGATTTTCGTTATTCTCACACCtactgttttttaaaataatcaaaatattgaaatgatCATTTTACCTATTCTCAcaccttttgttttttaaaataatgatacaaatattttgattaatttaaaatttattttaaaataaatatttaaattattatcctacctaacacaattaattttgatttctctCGTTAttgtacttttaaaaattatagtctACTGTACATCTAATCAACTTATGGACAACAATAACTAATAACTAATAGTGTTTTACTTTACAATCCACTGCTAATACAAATCAAACTTTTTCAATGgtaaataattcataatataaatcttaagaaaaaaatattttataaaaaatgttcagaaatattataaaaaaatgcacatatCAATACACTCTagtagtattattattttataagtaaaaGAGACTTTAACAGATTATAATCATTTATCAAAATCTAAATTTAAGAATAGCTGGATCTAATCAAATTTAGTGAATTTAACTACATTTAACAACCAATTAAGTTGTTCACACTAATGATATTTATTACATACATATTAACGTAGCACTTAATATCAATAATTAgtgttttataaatataaataaacatttttataaagtaaaaaaaatattttcacttaaatagtattaatcattatttttttcagtaacctaaatataaattaaattgtaataattattatattttcataatatattaCATACATATtaactattatatttattaaattttaataattaaaatataaatttattatatgtatGACTTTTCATTaaaatctctctctctatataactaattattttttaaaaaaacatttggcacaaattgttttaaattttgatatataatatattatgagTTAGTTAAGTTTTTAGTATTTAAACTTTTCtacattttttatacaatttttagtCATTCGTTAATTTTCTATCAGTATTTTAGTTCTtctgaaaaaaatttcatatttttagttccttgtttattttcattgttcaaaattaaacattattttatcaatttttaatcctttgtttattttatatctagGATAACTTTTGAGGAATAGATATTGAATTGCCATCGGACAACCAACCATtcctttgtttgttttatatttagggCATCATCAATTTACATGGTTTGTAAAAAATTTCACAGGTCTTTGGTGCGAGGTCCGAATGATACTAGAATCAAGAGACAAATATATGTGTATAGATTAGGGGGCCATGGCCCCTTCTTAGTAACAATTTTACTATACTTATTGTAGCTTATGGTTATCATGGATAGATTTTATTGCGGTTGTTTGCTACGGGCCTTTTTGTTCCCAAGagtaaaatttcaatatatatatataagaaaatgattttaggAAAAGTTTATTGTGTTAGATATTATATATTAGTGTTTTTTTCTCTCCGTTGCTTGCTTCATCTTGTCTTTAGattcttatatttaattattaattttagtattatatataaaatttcaattactCATTTCATATTTTCTATTACTTCTGCAATACATTTGAATCTATCAACTTTTCTTCTTACAATTAAGAACTTTGagtttatgtatttttctttatttgtgcGATTTgatctttctttcctttatttttccaCACACTATTTACTGCTTgaccaaatttatttacaattataaGTTTCATCTCTTGTacgtataaatttaaatatttatatttaaaatattttaaatttataaaatatcataaaatataactattattacttgttaaataaaaaagttagaaatatAACCTTTTATATATGACCCCTGGGATTTAGTCTGGCTTTGGATTGCTGAGTATTTTTAAGTAAGATTTTAagttcaaattttgttttataaaaaaatgtgattaagaTGGAAGAACCACACTAAAGAATCAAGTGTTGggattaaggattaaaaatctCAAAAAGTGATATCAAAGCATATTTTCAAtgtttcattattaaaaaatagataaaatatttagattcatagttgattttttatctaagttttattcaacaATCCTTGAATTATGAACCATCGATGAATAATGTAAACAGTGGCTTTATGGTTCTTCATCaactaaagtttttttattctacaataggacttttttaacttttcaaatggaaagaaaaaaccatatatattcttaatattgaaaattatagtCTTCTTATATTGTGTAAACTTAATAAAATTCTCATTATGGGTAAAcactcacatatatatatatatatatatatatatatatatatatatatatatatatatatattcatttaagttCACATAGATTAAGCTAAAAATGATAGATAGTTAGGCTCTTGTTATTTACACCCACTATTTTTTCTAAGTACACACATATCTCCTTTCTACCTTTCAATTACCCGTCATAtccttttttcttaaagaaatgTTTTCAAGACATATATTTCCAAGATTACATATACCTATTTCATATATGTATCTCCACAACAATTCATAGTTATTTGTCCCATAAATATATCTTTGAAATTATGATTCATAGTTTCGGAGATGTACTTttgaaatatgtatatatatttttaataaaatatcacttaagaattaagatggttgacgataaataaaaagaatgataaatatttatcttatacacatgtttattggttttattttcatcctatcattaatattttttaaatcctctaaaatcttatttcatcttatctttattattttttaaaccttgattTTAAATTGTCATTGCCATATATTCACTATACAATAttgtattttcattattattatataatattttatgtttttctttatgtGACAATGTTTTTTTAAGGTACGTTTATCATTAAATTCACCTGACATTGAATTATTGAGGTAGACTTAGATTAAAAATGAGTAAACAtgcttaaagaaaataaatcatcatcaaaagttttgttttgtaattaagGTGTATAATATATGAAGTTAGTAACAAAGGTACATTGAAATGTAGTGCCACTCGAAGGAAAACACAAAATAccgtataataataataaatatacattattatataatgaatatagTTTATAATTAGAGTTTAAagaatgataaagataaaatgaaaataagactaATAAACATagatataagataaatatttatgttctttttttatttctcgtcGACCATctcaattattaaataatatttcattaaaaaatatatacatattctaGAAGTGTACATCTGAAACtatcaattataatttcaagaattcatttttggaaaataaaatgagtatatttctttaagaaaaaaatataataaataattgagaTAAAAAGGGATGTACCAAGTGTACTTAAAAAACAGAAATATGAATAACAAGagcaaataattattataattatgttaatattaactcacattaattattattaaaacacaaaatttcaataaaagttATCTGacacatattaattattctgtaacaataacatgttaaaataaaaaccatCAACCACATGTTTAAATAACTTAAATTccattgatttaaaataaatttctttcctactttttttaaaaaaaaatcattattctttagaaaatttaaaaagaaataaaaaaaaaacttgccaCAATCAAGGAACATTAGTTGAAAACTGAAAGGACAGACGAAGCAGAAAAAGAAATGGCTAGTCGCACGTGGTGACGAATGATGTTACACAAGACGCTCCCGTTCATCGGATTTGCTAGCAGGTCACAGTGTCAcccttttatatttaatattttcaaactgAAGTGGAATAGTCCCTTCCTTTTTACACACTAGCCGCTTCACCAAAGTTGAAAATTTTCAGAAACCAAAACCTCtccctccttttcttttttccttcttcgcCACTCTCTCCATTCCTCCGATGATTTCCGAACCGGCGAGTTCCCTGAGAAAGAGCAACTTCCAAGACCGGCGCCTCAGCATCATCGACGTTTCCTCCGCCGACGATTCGCTTCTCGATGGAAACCCTCTCAGCCACCAACGTTCAGgttatctttctcttctcttctcattTAACTGCAAACGACACCACTTATTCTCAATTGTTTGCCGTTTTATGCATCCGTCGAGATCAAACAAAACTCATTCAGATCTTCCATTTCAGAGAACCAAGAGCAGGCCGATGTGTTGTACACGCCGAACTCGAAGAAGTTCGAAGACGCCGCCACCAAACTCCAACAATGGGACCACGAGCCTCACTCCAACGACTCATCCGGAATCGGAAAACCTAAGAAAAACAGCAAATGCAATCTGCGCAAGAGTTTAGCCTGGGACAGTGCCTTTTTCACCAGCGCCGGTACCTTTCTTTCTGTACTTgcaatttgttttgtttgattggATGTTGAGTAGTTTTGTGTTTAATTGATGCGTGATTTTCAGGGGTTTTGGATCCGGAGGAGTTGACTATTATAATTGAAGGTGTTGAGAAGGATGAGAAGCCTGAATTACCGTCTATTCAAGAGGATGTGTACAAGTCGTGTGAGTCCATTTCTACGTTAGCGAGTGATAGCTTGACCTTTGAAAGTGTGGAGATGGAGGGTGATTTATTTGAGGATGTAAGAGCTTCAATTCAGAAATCTAGCAAAAAGTCCAGCCCTGCAGCGTCAAACATCAAAGTGCCATCTTCCCCTTCGGTTCCATTGTTCCAAACTCATGACTGTATGTCTTTGTCTCCACTCTGTGGTATTCAGCATAGATCCTTGCAATCTGTTTGTGAATTATGAAGAGCATTTATAAAGCATAGGTTGAGAGAGGCCAGATTGGTTCCGTGATTTTATATTAACTAGTTATCACAATTAAGGATTTGTTTTTTCATAAACTTGtaacactaatttttttttctagatgcATGGAATGAGTGGACGAATATTTTAGatgcctttttaaaaaaataaaatcgaaACGTGTGCATTCTGAATTTCTGACGAgtgtttgaaatttatttattcttctctGCTTTTATTTTGGTGTACTGATTCATACCCGATTGGTCAAATTGTTGAtttctggttttttttttcagcttcGAAAAAGGTTGGCATGGTTTCTTGCAATAAGGTAAATTGCATTTGTGATAAAGACTAGAAAGTTTTTGTAATGTTAATGTCTGAATGATTCTCAAGaatacttcaaaaaaaaatgtttatggtGCTGCCCAAGTGTGTTGGTTCAGCTGTAGGTTGATAGCTCAGCTGTACAAGACTTTATGGGTGTAGTATGTGTCCCCAAAGTTATCCTATCACAGAGGCACCTATTATCGCAGAGTGCATGGTGAGTAGAGACCCTCTCCATTTTTATTGAGAAAATGGACATCTTCATTTCTATGATGAGTAAAGGAAATTTGCAACTCTGAACAAATAGACATGATCATTTTTATACACACACAGCCATGTAAATGGAGATGTCCATTTCCTTTGAGAAATGGAGAGGATTTCTACTTGAGCACGGTGGTGAATATGGACACAATGTTTGCCACATTGCCTCCCATCAGTCCCATGGGCCCATTTTGTAACCCCTCccctctctcacacacacacaaataaaataaaaatctgcaATAACTTTGTACTGCCATTAGATGAAGGTCCCACCTGCTTCTAAGAATCCAAGTGCTGGCATGCAAGGATTTGGGAAAATGACGAAGAAGAATAATCCTATTTTCCCCCAAATTCCACAGGTATAACTAAATAAAACCACTGAAGAGAACCAGTGGCTTTTCTAATTTTGCTTACTAATGATTGGCAGAGGACCAAAGCACTGAGGCTTGTTCAATGAAATTTTGAGTGATTAACTGATTATATACctaactatttttcttattttgaagaagCATGTGGCTACAAGGAGAGAGTCATCTATTTTAATGCAATCAAAGGTACCCGGAAGGTCTAGTTTAAGTTCCACAATTCCATCCAAGAGAGATTCACTTGGCAATCCACATGTCAAAAGTGAAAGGGACAAGGCAAAACGAATAGTTGGTGGTTAGACCTTGCTTTAGCATTTTTCCACTTCTCATTTTGGCATAATGGTTACCATTTTCTGAGCTGTAGTTAactttcattttcctttgaCCTCTTCAGATAGAGTCAGTTCAGTGGCAAAAGCATCTGTTGTTAGAGGTTCTCGAGGTTCTGTGCCTAAGCCCACACTACCATCCAAATCACCTTCTGGTCCGACAGTATCAACCAGGACTAAATCAGTGACTTCCACATCTTCTGGTAACAATTTATCTGACAATATTGGTAAATCTTCTTTTAGTTACTTAAAAAGAAGTTATAAGCCAACCTCATGTTGCCCAGTTGTCAAAACACCTTCAAGGGTTGCTTCAAGAAATAAAGCTGAACCTGAGATTTCTAGTCTTTCAAGGTTGATGTCTGCCACAAAGCTTTCTTCTAGTATTTCGCCCGCTAGCTCTATCAGTGACTGGTCTTCATCAGAGTCATCCTCAACAACTTCTATGGCTAAACGTGTGTGTAATAGTTCAAGGCCCAGCATTGATTGTGGGTCAAGCAGAAAGGTTTTATTGAACACTGATGCAGATCAAGGTACACACCCTCAGACTCCTCTGAGTGATTCAAGCTTAGAAAGGCAAGAGGCTCGGCAAAGTGGGATTATTAGTCAGAAGGAAAGGACAGTGCCTGGAGCGACAGTTCTTCCTCCAGTTTCCAAGAAACCTTCAGGCCTTCGACTGCCTTCACCAAAGATTGGTTATTTTGATGGGGTGAGTTTTGCCTTGTTTATATTTGATGTAAGCCAGAAACCTTGTTGGTTAGTGGTTAGTACCATTTTATTGGAAAAATGTACAGATTTCATATCATTATGACTTTGGTCACATACTATTTAGTGAGTTTTCCTGGTGGAATATGTGCTTCTgcaaattatgatattttacttTTCCTATTTCTTTCGTTATCTCTCTATTACACTGCATTTGTTGAATTGGTGTCATATTGTTGTGCAGGTGAAGCCCTTAGTGCGCACTCCACGTGGGTCTGTTGTACCTGGTGGCTTGCCAAAACATGGAGCTGAAAGTCCAAGAGAAGGCCAAAACAAAGCAGAACTTGGAAAGCTGCAACCATCCAGATCTTTTGTTTCAATTGATAATACAAAACCCAACAACCAGCAACCTCCACATCCAAATCCTTTTCATGAATCATTAGATGTTGCAATTAAGACATCTAATAGCGTGCAGAATGGCAAAAGCTCTTCCGACATATCCATTGGTGCTGTTGAAAATACATCACACTTCCATGTAGTGGAGAAAGCTCATCATGATTTGCCACCACTTAAGGGTGTCAATAACCAGGAAAATGCTCATCATGATGATCAAATTGATTGTTTGAGCAAACAAGTTGGACATATGGACATAAATTTTGAGATAGGGGAAAAGTTTAATAGTGATTCCCTTTATTTATTGCAGAATGATATCAGCTTCCAAGATAAATCCAATGGTCTGGATTTATCTAGTCACAAAGAGCTTATTGATTGTCCTAAGAAAGACGAATTATTTAATGGTTTATCTACTACATACCTTTATGTCTCCCCAACCAGCTTTGATGTGGTAGCTTCAACAAGGAGACCCTTTGCGGTCAAAGATTCCTTTTGTAACATGGATGGTGTTGTCTTTACAGATTCAACAGTTTCAGAGGCTAAATCGACCAACTTGCCTGTGCCGGAGAGCATTATTATGAAAGAAAACGAGTGAGATTGTGTAATTAAGTTGAACTATATGTTTGTTGAGTTTGCTGCTTTGTGCAAAACTGTCCAAGTCATGAATGGATAGTCTTTATCATTTTTGAAATACTTGTTATACTATTTATACTTTAATTTGATGGGTCTTCTAGATGTATTACCCATGGATTCGTTGCTGTGAATTCGTCTTCGATGTTTTGAACGAGAAGAACCTCGTGGTGTCGTGTATCCTTTTGGATTTCATGTTCTGTTTCCCATCGGGAATTTAAATGCCTGAGATGCATTCGTTTGCATTTTCATTAAACATTGTTATATGCCTTTGCAGAAACCAACATTATATAAGGAagtgacttaaataaataaacaaaattttattctttgaatAAGTATAAATCTTGAACAAATTATTGAGTTGAGTTAggcataaaataaatgttatttttttgttactatgttggtatgaattatttatcgacttgtgtgatttttttttaattatattttttttcatttacgaGATTTAAACTGAAGATATTACTTAAAAGAATCAAGTCTAGTATAATTTAAACTAAcaattttttagtataaaataaaataaatgtcattaattattatattatttaattaataaatttagttatacTATCTCTATTTATAAGAAATGAATTATAATGTAAAagatagtataaaattataactattcaaataataaataagaaggACTAATTTGGACAAAATAAGTCAAACCAAAGACTTTAGTCTTAGTGCAtttagttaaagaaaaataacttaataaaaaacctaaatctaaactaagtttttttaaagGTGTCATATTTTTTGGTAAAACGAATTCCATCTGTAGCGTGTACATATATATAACTCGTTGTACCAAGTCACCTAATCTAGCTTTTTTTTAAcagtatattttcatttttttttcttttctattttttagtatttaagtGAATTGTTTATCCAACTAACTGCCGTGAGCTAGAAGGAGAAATAAGTTAATGCATGAAAAAttgtttatccaaacaaaatagcaaaatgagtaaaaagttaaaaaaaaaaaacatttctcatttttaataaaatacttctTTAGTATTTGTAACTTTTGTCAGTTAATACTTTGACTTAGAAATTCAAACATTAGTTTAAAATGTTGTGAAAGAAATGAATATAGCTCTTAGACAAAAAAATACGAATACACATTTAGATTTAGTTTAGCAGacagaaattgaaaatttcaaaacttcCAATAAGGAAACCCTTCAAATAAGTAACTCAAAACACCTTACCTTGGAAGTACCTCAATTTATAAGTTTAATCTAGAGAAATTTAGAATTACCAATCAAACAACAATTAGCTAAAAGTCTACAATTAAAGACACTAACTTTAATAGCTTAATTAGATTAGTTTTACTTAATCATAATCTTAATTAGTGAGATAATTAAGTATAATTATGCTTAATTAATGAGTTAGGGTTTGAATTGCTAAATTATGATACAATACACTAATATATGACTAGTTTAGCAAAATCACCCTAAACCAAGTCATTAGCCATCTAATGACTAAGATTAATCTAAGAACTTCATAGCTAAGCAAagaataaagatataaaaatattcttccCACTTAATTAATGAAGAATTGAGGATAATTCTAATGCACAAGGCCAAATACTTTTAGAAGCCAACTTGTTTAACAGCTTGTTTGAACACTCTTCCAATATATTCGCCTTTCAATATAAGATTAAAACTTTCTACACTCTTACTATTTCTTCCTGTTGTGCAAGAAGCAACATCCTCAATATAAAACCGCATCAAGTGGTACAAATGACACGGAAGTAACATTTTGTCACTTGGGACAAACAAGAATAAAGTGTGAATTGTTGATTTACATCCAAAAGCgaccaaaatcataattatGCTTCCAACTTGCATATTTCTGACTACCACTTGCCCAGAATCAGGATTCAGGAGGCATAGTTTTAACACTTCTACATTGCTCTTATCTGTCTTCAAGAGGACCTAACAAAAACATAGGAATCAAGTTAGGACAATTTCGTTTCGTAATAATTAAACTAGGCCAACTAGACTGAGACGTGCTTCAGGTGGGAGAACCGTGATTTGCATGAGTTGTAGGAATTTTAGTCATTCTAAATTTTTACTATAATTTCAACAATGAAAGATATTGATTAAAAGGAGGTGACAAGCAAGAGAGCATCACGTGTATGACGTTGAGGAAAAAAGGAAGAGGTTATAACttataaccaattaaaaatccTTTTGCGGATCAATATACGCTATTAAAATCCATATTCTATtgtgttaattaaaaattctggCAATCAAATACCCTGTTACACGAGTTATTCAgtattttacaagatagttgCTTTAAATAACcaaacaaaatcattttattgaaGGATTTTAAATTTGTGCGAAAGATACATTACTTTTGTAAAATTCTTCATtcaatcaaaaataaattattttaaaaccataTAGTGACCATTTCACAGTACCAAATGAGGTAAAATTGACCGAACTTCACACAAAGCATTCTCTATAAAAATGGAGCCCAAGTATGAGATATGAACCAAATTTAGTTCAGAAAAATTGCTACCAGAGAGATACAAAATTGTCCATAGAACTCATCCAGTCTCATGaagtaaaattcataataattttttggagAAACTAGAGAGGACACGTCCCACAAGACTAAGACCTAGGCTTCTCTTTCTTCTCCTTGAAGAGAGCCAGGAGAGACACACCAGAAACCTTCACGACCTTGAATCTGACTCCAGGAATATCACCCACGGCATGACCCTTTCGTCCAAATCCAGCTATCAAGACTTCATCCTACAAACATCAACCACACCCCGTATTATAAAGCAACTCAAAAAATTGTCCTTCCACATTTTATGGTATATTGAGCATAGGCAAAAACAGCATCACCAATAGcagcaaaataatataaataacatgATCAATTTAACTTCTTACATTCTCTTCAATGTAATTTAAGCAACCATCATTTGGCACGAATGCAGCAATCTTCTTCCCATTTTTGATGAGTTGAACCCTGGCACATTTTCGAATGGCAGAGTTGGGCTGCTTAGCCTCAATACCTCTGCAGATagaataacataataatttctTAACACCAGATGATCTAATTGAGAAAGTATGCAAGTAAATGCAACACAGTACGAGTTATATTAATCTTACATCTTTTCAAGAACAATACCCTTTGCATGGGATGAACCAGCAAAAGGCTTCTTCCATTCATTTCCAAGATGAGACTTTTTGTATGACTTGTCAGCCCACCTTTGTCTCCTACGGTGAGACTTCAGCTTGCGGGCAGCTCCCATTCCATGTGTCTTCCTGAAAGAAGTCAGAAAAGACAAagatttaattttctaactcCATGGGTtcatatgaaaatttaaaaacaaatagtcCTATATTAGTTTGCAATCTGCATGCATAAAGGAATAATGACATTTAACAACAAATAGTCCTATATCCCACTCGACATTCTATGAATA is a window encoding:
- the LOC100306064 gene encoding 40S ribosomal protein S23, with amino-acid sequence MGKTHGMGAARKLKSHRRRQRWADKSYKKSHLGNEWKKPFAGSSHAKGIVLEKIGIEAKQPNSAIRKCARVQLIKNGKKIAAFVPNDGCLNYIEENDEVLIAGFGRKGHAVGDIPGVRFKVVKVSGVSLLALFKEKKEKPRS